One window from the genome of Elaeis guineensis isolate ETL-2024a chromosome 5, EG11, whole genome shotgun sequence encodes:
- the LOC105045632 gene encoding aspartic proteinase PCS1 — MASPVSTSSILLIFLCFLLFPPIHSLSMATTRTTNTRTITTTKTNKPLILPLRTQKVSSLSLPTPPNKLLFHHNVSLTVSLSVGSPPQNVSLVLDTGSELPWLLCDSKTSPSFRPRSSSSYSSIPCSSQTCRSQTHDLPIPASCDASRLCHVALSYTDASSTEGTLSSDLFSLGASRPLRTAFGCMASAYSSAAGDPAVAGMLGMNKGSLSFVSQTNTRRFSYCISDRDSSGILLLGHSALSFLTLKYTPLVKISLPLPYFDRVAYSVQLEGIRVGSVLLPIPKSVLVPDHTGAGQTMVDSGTQFSFLLGAAYDALKIEFLRQTKGVLNPLGEPSFVFQGAFDACFRVPERRPLPHLPQVVLMFQGAEVAVSGERMLYRVAGERRGGDRVWCLTFGNSDLVPLSAYVIGHHHQQNVWVEYDLENGRVGFAPVRCDLASQRLGVVL; from the coding sequence ATGGCCTCCCCTGTTTCTACTTCCTCCATTCTTCTGATATTCCTCTGTTTCCTTCTCTTCCCGCCCATCCACTCTCTCTCCATGGCAACAACAAGAACTACTAACACCAGAACAATAACGACAACAAAGACTAATAAGCCCCTTATTTTGCCACTTAGGACCCAAAAGGTGTCTTCTTTATCCCTCCCTACTCCTCCAAACAAGCTCCTCTTCCATCACAATGTCAGCCTCACGGTCTCCCTCTCTGTCGGCTCCCCTCCCCAGAACGTCTCCCTGGTCCTCGACACAGGCAGTGAGCTCCCCTGGCTCCTCTGCGACTCCAAAACCTCGCCTTCCTTCCGCCCCCGCTCCTCCTCCTCGTACTCCTCCATCCCCTGCTCCTCCCAGACCTGCCGCTCCCAGACCCACGACCTCCCCATCCCGGCCTCTTGCGACGCCTCTCGCCTCTGCCATGTTGCCCTTTCCTACACCGACGCCTCCTCCACCGAGGGAACCCTCTCCTCCGACCTCTTCTCCCTCGGTGCCTCCCGTCCTCTGCGCACAGCCTTCGGCTGTATGGCCTCCGCCTACTCCTCCGCCGCCGGAGATCCTGCCGTTGCCGGCATGCTCGGCATGAACAAGGGGTCCCTTTCCTTCGTCTCCCAGACTAACACCCGCCGCTTCTCCTACTGCATTTCCGACCGCGACTCCTCCGGAATCCTCCTCCTGGGCCACTCCGCCCTCTCCTTCCTCACTCTCAAGTACACTCCTCTCGTGAAAATCTCCCTCCCCCTTCCATACTTCGACCGCGTTGCCTACTCCGTCCAATTGGAAGGCATCCGTGTGGGCTCCGTCCTCCTCCCCATCCCGAAATCCGTCCTCGTGCCGGACCACACCGGCGCCGGACAGACCATGGTGGACTCCGGCACCCAGTTCAGTTTCCTCCTCGGCGCGGCCTACGACGCCTTAAAAATTGAATTTTTACGGCAGACAAAGGGAGTTCTCAACCCCCTGGGCGAGCCAAGCTTCGTGTTCCAGGGGGCCTTCGACGCCTGCTTCCGGGTGCCGGAGCGGCGGCCGCTACCGCATCTGCCGCAGGTGGTGCTGATGTTCCAGGGGGCGGAGGTGGCGGTTTCCGGCGAGCGGATGCTGTATCGGGTGGCCGGAGAGCGGCGAGGAGGGGACAGGGTGTGGTGTTTAACGTTCGGGAATTCGGACCTGGTGCCGCTCTCGGCGTACGTTATAGGGCACCACCACCAGCAGAACGTGTGGGTCGAGTACGACCTGGAAAACGGTCGAGTCGGGTTCGCGCCGGTCCGGTGCGACCTCGCCAGCCAGAGGCTGGGTGTGGTCCTATGA